A single Dechloromonas denitrificans DNA region contains:
- a CDS encoding patatin-like phospholipase family protein: MNEQPARTPRPTRNSSSFSQLAGAARPSTLRRCLLTASLLLLAGCASLSSDKPVPPPAKPKVALVLGGGAARGFAHIGVIKMLESQGIVPDIVVGTSAGAVVGALYAGGHDAYAMQKIAQQLDETIFADWTLSGQGFLKGEALQGFVNQHLRNRPLEGLNKPFAAVATDLNSGERVVFRTGDTGMAVRASAAVPGVFQPTRFRGKTYVDGGLSSPVPVLAAREMGADFVIAVDISARPEGQPIDSLSSVLWQTTTIMGGIMGKAELRQADIVIRPNLPYVKSWDFTARHDAILEGERAAQAALPQIRQRLGR, from the coding sequence ATGAACGAACAACCCGCCAGGACGCCCCGTCCGACGCGCAATAGCAGCAGTTTCAGCCAACTCGCCGGCGCCGCCCGGCCATCCACCCTACGTCGCTGCCTGCTGACGGCCAGCCTTTTGCTGCTGGCCGGCTGCGCCAGCCTGTCATCCGACAAGCCGGTGCCACCGCCCGCCAAGCCGAAAGTCGCCCTGGTTCTCGGCGGCGGTGCGGCACGCGGCTTTGCCCATATCGGCGTGATCAAGATGCTCGAGTCGCAGGGCATCGTCCCCGACATTGTCGTCGGCACCAGTGCCGGCGCCGTGGTCGGCGCGCTCTATGCCGGCGGCCACGATGCCTACGCGATGCAGAAGATCGCCCAGCAGCTCGACGAAACCATTTTTGCCGACTGGACCCTGAGCGGCCAGGGCTTTCTCAAAGGCGAAGCGCTGCAGGGCTTCGTCAATCAACACCTGCGCAATCGGCCGCTGGAAGGCCTGAACAAGCCTTTCGCGGCAGTCGCCACCGATCTCAATAGCGGCGAGCGGGTGGTTTTCCGGACCGGCGATACCGGCATGGCAGTTCGTGCTTCGGCGGCGGTTCCCGGCGTTTTTCAGCCGACCCGCTTCCGCGGCAAAACCTATGTCGATGGCGGCCTGAGCAGCCCCGTTCCGGTCCTCGCGGCGCGCGAAATGGGCGCCGATTTCGTCATTGCCGTGGATATTTCGGCCCGTCCGGAAGGTCAGCCGATCGATAGTCTGAGCAGCGTGTTGTGGCAGACGACGACCATCATGGGCGGCATCATGGGCAAAGCCGAACTGCGCCAGGCCGACATCGTCATTCGCCCGAACCTGCCCTACGTCAAATCCTGGGACTTTACCGCCCGCCACGATGCCATTCTCGAAGGCGAACGCGCCGCCCAGGCGGCCCTGCCGCAGATTCGCCAGAGACTGGGCAGGTAG
- a CDS encoding phosphate/phosphite/phosphonate ABC transporter substrate-binding protein, with translation MRLVLPLSLAAFVLLVPAAHAQSGAKKPQLVFAVSEGTSGGIDAETARAKYQPLADVLGRAINAEIKVAFVREFSALEKGMKDDQYDLVIARPSDYPARGLRDYRYNFVATAKPDGQCILIVHKDSPIKKVADLKGKTFIFPEKKAYMTRFCRAELRDQGILIDNEAVSYVREQGAIPFSIENRISDVGGIASYSGAYAQWIKGEHRVLHQSKAQPYMPLVASPRVTAEQVGKMQQALNELAGSAAGGQILKRVGITGFVTTEEGRLRKLLEWLGV, from the coding sequence ATGCGACTTGTTTTACCCCTCAGCCTGGCAGCCTTCGTCCTGCTCGTTCCCGCCGCGCACGCGCAGAGCGGAGCGAAAAAACCACAACTGGTCTTCGCGGTCAGCGAAGGCACATCCGGCGGCATCGACGCCGAAACGGCGCGTGCCAAATATCAGCCGCTGGCCGATGTGCTCGGCCGGGCGATCAATGCCGAGATCAAGGTGGCTTTCGTCCGCGAATTTTCGGCTCTGGAAAAGGGCATGAAAGACGACCAGTACGATCTGGTCATCGCCCGTCCCTCCGATTATCCGGCGCGCGGCCTCCGCGACTATCGCTACAACTTCGTCGCCACGGCGAAACCGGACGGTCAGTGCATACTGATCGTGCACAAGGATTCGCCGATCAAGAAAGTGGCCGACCTGAAGGGCAAGACCTTCATCTTCCCCGAGAAGAAGGCTTACATGACCCGTTTCTGCCGCGCCGAACTGCGTGACCAGGGCATCCTGATCGACAACGAGGCAGTCAGCTACGTGCGCGAACAGGGAGCGATTCCGTTCTCCATCGAGAACCGGATTTCCGACGTCGGCGGCATTGCCTCTTACTCCGGTGCCTACGCGCAGTGGATCAAGGGCGAGCATCGGGTCCTGCATCAGTCGAAGGCGCAGCCCTACATGCCGCTGGTCGCCTCGCCGCGCGTCACTGCCGAACAGGTCGGCAAAATGCAGCAGGCGTTGAACGAACTGGCCGGCTCGGCTGCCGGTGGCCAGATCCTCAAGCGGGTCGGCATCACCGGTTTCGTGACCACCGAGGAAGGCCGCCTGCGTAAACTCCTGGAGTGGCTGGGCGTCTGA